A window of Theropithecus gelada isolate Dixy chromosome 8, Tgel_1.0, whole genome shotgun sequence genomic DNA:
AGGGCATCATGGCTTGGGTTATTAACTTCCTTACACAATGAACATTCCTAGGTCATGAGAATCTGTTTACAGGAACCTGCTTAAAAATATCAGGTGTGTGTGAATCCTAATAATAGatcaattattttgaaacagcAGTTTACTAACATTATTCCAGTAAGACTACTAGTTGCACTAGGAACACATTGAAAGGAGCctcaataaattattaaagtTCTCTAATGACAAATAGAGTAAACCAGAAGTAATACCTTTCCAAAAATTATAATACCATAAAGCAGAAAACCTTATGTGAGGGGCCTTTACTCTTCCCACTCTCATTCCCTCAAAACCCTAAGACCTTGATGGAGGTGTTATTTTAAATGGACTATctgcctgtttaaaaaaaaaaaaagattcaaatttatagaattttccacttgtgcATTTATAATACACATTGGTTTACATTTAAAGTATCTATCTATTGAGTAAAGCAAAGTTAGCCtgtttacataaaaaaaaaattgttcattttcATCTGCAATAATGGCAGCCAAATACTACAGTAAAGAAGATACTCTGTGTACTCCTTCATGGATACAGTCTCCATCAAGCACCATGCTCTTTTCCCATTCCTTTTCTCAAGCAGACAGAACCTGGGAATTTATGTGCTATGCTGTTAACAGTGTATCAGGGAGAAAAGTATTTTCGTTTCCTTTAAGGTAAAACTATCTCCTCGAAAGAATGGCAGTGACATATTCTGCAAAAGGCAAAAGAGCACAAGTATTTTCCTTCTGTGAAGTCCTTGAACtatttcatatgaatttaaaacatatttagtgTTAATTCTAAGAACATAGAAATATCGCATTAATTTGCAGAAATTAAACAAGTGAAAAGAGGCGGGAATTGCCACACTGGaattatgttcattttctttacctCTCTGGAAGTCGGAAAAGGTAAGGGAAGAATTTTTCCTATTATACTCAAAGAGGTGCTATGAGAtacataacaaattatttttacagttGGTTCCTAGAAAGGTATTAACCAAATTTTTAGAATTAATACCTGTCTCAGAAGCTGTGTTGCTGACCATTTAGCAGATGAGTTTTAGCTGAAATATGTGTGTGATAGCCATTTTGGTCCACACAAATTGTCAAGGGAGCTTTCTTCAGCAAAATTTTAGGCAAACAGCCCAAAgctaaaaattattctgaaaaacacataaaaatattctgaaagaatAATTTTAGTACTGACAAATAATAAGTGTTAAATAAATGCTAAATGCCAATTTTATCTCACAGAAACAAGCAACTAATATCATTTTTTGAATTCTAAACTCACCTGGATTAAAGTTTTGATGCatcatcttttgactttttttatttacaatttctaTCCTTCCTCTAAAgatacaaaagttttaaaacaaaccaaaaacctagcttttacatttcatttcaacaatattgtcCTAGAGCCAGCTATTAGAATATTaatcaaaggagaaaatatttataatttgaagaaaaaatgtgaTAGCAAATAGAAAAGTATCATCTATTAAAATTTCAGGAAGATCTACATTATCTAAAGCCattctataattttattcatatattttgtggAATTCACATATCTTATTCTTACAGCAAACATAACACTGTAGGCCACAAGAAGCTGCAGTACTATTGTTTAATTAGcagcaaattaatattttaaatccgGTATATGGACAATAAATAGCCTGCTTCTTTGGATGTGAATGTTTAAAATGTAGTATCACTGCAGCTTCATAATGTGATTGCTATTTTACAGAgcttatacacacacaaaaaatatgatctttgtctatattttatacaaatacaaCAGTAGTTTGTGAATACATTTTAAGTACATGATATACATGATAAGCCACTTGATTTCCCAATATTACAGAATAGCaattttaaatgcaataaaaatatacaaaattcgGCCTGGAAtgcagattttttcttttctattttgactCAAAACTTTATCATTAGAACATTTTTAGAGTACTAGTCCAAATACTTTTTCATTAGCTAAAAATACAATTTCAGCAGTCCAGCTTATGTTCAGGTATGATGCGATCCGTTTCCTAATGGATTCCCAGTTTTTGTTAAATTCAAAGGGCTGTTAGTAACATACAGCATGTTCTTCACTCCACACCCTATTATAAAGCCCACTTTCCATTCTGAGTTACAGTCACCTTGTGGACAAAAGCTGGGTTTGTTCTGGTAATATTTGCATGTCCGAGATCTCCTTTTGCAAGTGCACATGAATACATTGTGGTGGTGTAAAAGTTTGTTAATGACAAATTAAGTcacagtataaaaatatattgtacacTTTTACACCTAATGTAGTCCTTTTTCTATGGATAAAAAAATACGACTGAATGAGACAGAGAAGTTTGTAGCACCATGAAGAGTTGTAGCCCAAGTTACATTAGCAGCATGATCCAACATAATATTGAAGGAGTGTTTCTGAGAAGATAAACATTCATTCTGGTTCATCTGTACCACTGAAGCTTATACAATGAAGTGTTTTATACATTAGCAATAGTTCTGTGTCACTTCTAGGCTAGATAACATCAAAAGACACTGCCTTCCATCCTCAGAGGGTTGACAACATCATGGAAAGGGCCTAAGTGCAATCTGAGTGTGCCTTCACCAATGCTGGTCACATGATCTTCTTTTCTATGATCCCAAAGGAGCTCCCTATGGGTTTTTAGCACAAAACTGCACAACTTATGTAGATCTATGTGATCACAACAGACTCTGTGTGTTGTAGACATGGCTGCTGACAGTGTGAGAAAAACAAGGCACGTTCAACTTAGGCACACATTTACCAGAACTAACAGCCAGCCATTGCTAATGACGAATACTAAACATTGAAAAGATCTCCTCCAATGTCACATGGATCTCAGTAGGCTAGAAGCAACTTGGGTGAACTGGTATTTTTCAACTTACGTACTGGGAAGACAGTGTGCTTTGAGACACGTAAACCttgtaaaaaaataaaccatTGTAAAACCTTATGAAAAGACACACACTGATTCTGTGCAATATAGCAAATTGATAAGAAAACACTGTAAAAATGTACCTGTTTAAAATACCATCTACCATTTTTGTACACAAAGCATTATATATCAAAGGCCTACATATATATCATCTAATGGCACTTGAAATGAATTATAATAAGTCTTAAAAGGCATAACCTATAAGCAAGTTTCTGTAAAGGTTTAGATTCATTTTGAAAGTGCTATATCTTGTAATATGTGTAGTATAGAGGTTGACCaagctctatttttaaaaaaaatattggccTATAATATGTGTATTGCTCACTAGATGAACGATCCTGAAAATATGTACTCTTTAACATTCATTATTAGCTTAATAAAGCAATCAGCTCTGGCTCATGTTTCAGTCAgtatatggtttttaaaaaccgCTACTGTCCAAATTAACACAATATATCACTATATTCCACaaataactaagaaaaataaagcacaagcaacaaataGGCAAAAATACACAGCTTGAAAGAaacactaaatgaaataaaaaagctgCACACAGAGTGATGCATAATCAGCCAGGAcaactgaagttttaaaaaactgaacttggtaataggattttaaaatgaaagttttaacaGTGATCGATAACTATAAAGGTACTTGTATACATCAATGGATAGCATTGCTTACAGTGCCAAGATCCTTCCACACTCACAATTCTGTTTGGTGACCTAATTTGTACACACATGTGGAAGTGAAACTGAATGAGGTTCAATATCTTGTCTGAGGTCCAAATTCTAAACTacttttatttaatgttaatccctttttttttttttttttttttaaaccaagctAAGGCACTACCAGAAATTTCAAGGATAATGATTCTGGCCACTGGAGAATGAAAACAGCATTGgcaatacttatttttaatcatatCTAGTTGACATAGAAACAAACAATCtttttctaggggaaaaaaaaagccaattctGTGTTACATCCTTATTAGAATGTTGTGCAATTCAAATAAGCGAGTCTGCCTCATCTTTAATAGAAATTCTCTCAAAAAGGGTTTAGTGACCACTACAGtcaattttcaaaacaaattagctgAATTCCCTCTTACTCTGAAGTGTTATTTCAAGTCTGTGGGGGCGGGAACAGGCAAAGAGGTGTACATATGAAAATTAAGACTCCACAATTTTAACACTGGTGCCCTGAAAGATGTGCCtctatatatttgaatttcatgCAGGGCAAgatttaagtgtgtgtgtgtgtatgtgtatatatatatttatatatatatacacagatacacacatatatggcGCTATTCCCCATTTCCAAAATGCTTTACTTAATAAATCCTGGtactccctttttaaaattagcagtgAATACAGCCTACTAAGGCCAATGTCTCAGTTCACTAATTTGATGCCTTCTTAAGTAAATTTTAAACAGAATAAAGTAGTGCTTCCATACTTGCTATTTgtgatttctatttaaaaataggttttctatTTGTGCTCTGTcaccaatttttttccttttatatggTGATTAAAGCAATATTGAACACTAATCATTCAACTAAAGATTTAGGTAAGCAATCTGTTTCATAGAAACTAAAGGAAGCAGTAATGAAGCAGAGCGAAAAGCCTACTTTCAGAACAAATATTCTCCTAACCAAAAGCTAGGAGcagtttgaaaaatttaaaaatgtacttccttattaacatatataattttaatgccTTTGGAACACacttttttaataaatgtaatttttcataataaaatttaaatacataagtATAAAAACTACTGCTCctaggattaaaaaaatataggAGCATGATAAAATATCAGGAGCCAAAGCTCCTTCAGAGAGCAACTTTGATTCTATGAAGTgcgatatgtgtgtgtgtgtgtgtgtgtattatatatatatatattgaagcCCCCATTTACATTATTACAATTTACATTTCTCCACAAATTATACTActcccaaatattttaaataacgtATTATATTCAGTAATCTGCActcatttttagaaattcttgGTAAACATTGCAATCTGCAGTGATAACTGGCCctacaaaaaggaaagaagtttccATATAGGGCTAATGAGtgctcagaaatatttttctttttttttttttttaaagagatatatACTCTTCTAAAAACCTCCCACCCTTGCCCCCGTCCCCAACGGAGAGGGTCCCAAAATAAGGTGTTAACAAGTGCTTAATAGATATGTTTCTTAGGTTAATGTCCCAACTGAcccttagaaaaatatattaattagacCTTTAAGAAGATTATGTTGGTTGTCTAAGGTGAGGAAAAGCCTATAATTATTCAGTGAATATAATATATTCTCGATTGTTACTTTCATGTTAACTAAGATAGGCTTGTTTTACTTTACTTTGTTCCCCTCTACAAACTCAACTTATTTGCAACACTCCTATCATTTCCCAGAGAAGCATGAAAGTGGgattttactgtatatatttcTAGTCACTTAAAACTTTGTGGTAGTTCCTCAGGTAGTTTTCTAATGCATTTAACTTCAAATTCTCCATCCAAAAAATTGCAAGGAAAGATGGATTCACGTTGAATCAGAAAGATAACATGGGGGTAGgactgttgtttttgttttctgcttttggttcttaagggaaagaaaaacatatcaaattCAACAAGAAATGATATAAGCGATATGCTTTCACTTCACTTCTAAAAAGTCCAGTTTTTAACTGTGGCTACAGGGACCATGATCCCTAGCCAAGTTCCCAAATGTAACCATGTTCTTCACATCTATCTTCCTGCTTAGAAGTCTGTCACCCACAGAGGCTGAGTCAGTCCACTCTGGGATAAACACACCTCATGGCTGCAGTTCCACAATGGCTCTAGATTATGGACTAACCATGGACCAACAATCAAAATAAATTGCTGGCTGTACTTGACCCACCCCTTGTATGTGAAAGGTGGAAAAGACTAAAGAGATCTACCTATGTATTGACTCTGAAGACCCCAATGCCatacattattactattattaaatgaaaaggtAGCATGTTAAGAAGGATGAAACATGACAAAATATCCTGTGTAATAATTTAGGGCCAACTATTAAGTGGCACGAAATGCCATGTCACCTAACAAAGAGTTTATTTTTGCTATAAATACTGATGCTTTGTGTTTagggtttatttttcttaaaggctCATAATAAAGATGGCAAATATTTTAGCCAGACAATAGCGAGTCTTCAGAATATACTGCTCTGAAATTATGGTGTATCTAACAAACATCTGTTATCTTCCCAAACTGGACTCTTAATTCATTTGAAGTACTTGATTATTAATCCATTTAGATGCTAGTAACAAAATTTAAACCCTTTAgttattcaaaaacattttatacaATTTACATTCTATTGCTAAACTTTTAATGAGCCAGATGTCAAAAAGTAGAGCCATTGTTAttagacaaaaatgaaaattttaagatctaaaagtaatttgaaaatggGATTTATAAAGGTTTACTACTAATAATGGCTTTCctatatggaaaaaaaacaaaacaaaaccaacctcTTAAAATATGACAATTGGCAGTGAATCAGGACAAAATACCCAGGTAAACATAACTGAACACAAATGGTTCCAAAGCTCGTTTTAAAAGCTAGTTTCTATTTTATACTGGCTTAATGAAAATTTGTATTATacaaaagcagaaatttttaTACTGTTTTAAAGTAggcactaaaataaaaatggtcatCTAGGGCACGGCTACACATACATTTCTGTAATAAATCCATGTCCCAGAATCCTACTGAAAAGCTTGATGGAAACGTGGGAGGGTGGTACTTGTGCTTAAACTGCTGGTGAAAGCTGCTGACAGTGAGTGCAGAGACCCAAGCCCTATAGTGTTTGCAGGATCCTGAAGATCCTGTGTTTGTGGGGGGAGCTGGGAAACAGAAGAATGTGCTTCTTCCTGGGAATAGCTCATTCCAAGGCTCCCCACTGATAGAGGATTATAGGGAGGACCATTTAAAGGTATGAAATTAAACAACTGAGAAAAATCCAATGCTGGTGTGTTTAGGGGGTCACTGATGGAGATAGAGCTTTTGGATAGGGAGAGGTCCCCTGCACCATCATCTAGGGACCCAATCTGAGGATCCAACCCTAGCTTAGATGATGACGATGCTTGAGAATCTTGGGATGAAGAGGGCACGCCACTTTGTAACTCCATCAGGTAACTCTCAATTTCCCCCTTTAATGGCTGTTCTTTTTCAGGAATAGAAATTGCATATGAGGTAGAACTGAACGGATATTTGAAAGAAAGGTGGTGAGAGGGATGAACAGTGTCCATATCTATTGGGCATGTCATTCCCAAAGGTAAAGTTGTGATCATTTGGTGGGCAGATCCCGAGCTCTGCATGGACTGAAATGGAGTGTTGTAGAGGTTTAACTGCAAAGTGTTTGTGAATGGCTTTGATAACAGTTCACTGGAAGGTAAGGACATCACCGGAAGGAGCTCGTCTTTTATAGGCACAGACACATTGCAGGTAAATGGGTCAAGGAAATCCACTGGTTCTGTTTTGACCTTCAGAAGCTCTTGATTGTGACTCTTCTTCATATGTCGAGTCAGGTGATCCTTTCGCCCAAATCTCTGTGCACAATACTGACAGAGGAAGTCCTTTCTtccagtgtgcaccaccatgtgtCTCCGGACATCCTTTCGGGTGTAGAACCGGCGATCACAATGTTCGCACtggtgctttttttctttaaccccACCAGACGACTTGCCTGCATGAGATTTAAGGTGCTCCAGAAGCACTCCCGTGCTTTCAAAAGTTTGCAAACATACCTTACAGGTGAGGTCACCACTCGTTGCGGCATGCAAGGCCAAGTGACGTTTAAATCCAAGCTTGGTATTGTAGTTCTTGCCACACTCTTCACACTTAAACGTCTCTTTGTTAGGGTCATGCGTATGGAGGTGATTCTTCAGATGATCTTTCCGGTGAAACATTTTCTCACAATAATTACACTTGTGGGTTTTCTCAGGAGAATGAGTAGCCATGTGCCTTTAAACACAGATATAATCTATAAGTAGTTATCATGACAAAAATGGCATGTATTCACTTTTCAAATGGAAGCTAAACTACTATGCTAACACAGAATTCCCTTAGTAATGGAAACTGTTTAACTTAATATATACCACAAGGATAGTTAATATACCTAATTACTGCAAAACTTGAGCCATTTAAGTTGCCACTTTAGTTTTTGCTGGTTTCCAGCTATCATTACAAAAGCAAATGAGCAAGACTGAATATACTCACGTAAACGTCCTTACCCTTTTCTTGTTGTAATTTCATTCTACAAATGGAAATTCTACccattaagcattttattttaaaaagtccaaaGACACTAACACATAAAAGTATGTGATTCAGAATACTAAAAACTAACCAATGTCTAATCTACTTAACATTTCCTCTCTGCAAATTAGCTGAAAAATGTGTATACAAATACATACGTTTACAATGGCTTCAAACAGCcaacataagagaaaatataatctGAAAGACAAATAGAGTTTAATACCTTTGTAATTTGTACTTAGAAACAAAGGCCTTGGTGCAGTCTTGTTGTATGCACTTGTAGGGCCTCTCTCCTGTGTGAGAGTAGGAGTGAACCTTTAATTTCTCAACACTGTTAAAGGCCTTGTCACACAGTTGGCAAGGAAAGTTTTTTCTTGGTTTGGTTTCACCACGCTTACGTTTCCCTGAAGGGACTTTCTGGGTATCTCTTACTTCTGACAAATCACCAGGAATGACAGTGGCCATCGCAGCCTAAACCAGGCCTTCTTGTTGGACACTTGGGAACTGCCCAACTCCACTAAATGATATAGCTTTAGGTGGCTTCTCAAGTTTCATGTGGTcgtaaaagaaagcaaaaagggactggaaaaaaaaataagaaacaactaGTTTGTAActaaactcaatttttaaaaattttatttgctatGTGATGCTTTcgaattaaaaaagaaaccaataaaatGGATTCAGCTGGTCTAATGTAATATCATTACATTAGAAACCCCATAGGTTTCTTTATATTTgtcaaaatacatagaaatgcaTTGCTCAGAATGAACAGTTCATACATACCCTGAAATTCCACTTGACACATGTTTTACTTAGGCATAGCAGTAGTGATTTCAGGAACTCTCATGAAGCATCAAAACATGACTCTAAAAAGTGGCATTATTAAGCTTCAGTTTTTACAAAGGATGAGAGAACAAAAATCTGACTAAAAACgtttcagcaaatatttcagtCTCTAAAAATCAGTTCGATTTGTGCATGTCAGCTCTAGTCAGACTGCATTATAGGAAAACAGAGATAAGCAACTGTAAACTCTTTTAGGCACCTTGTGAACCAGCAAGTCTGTGGAAGAGGTACTTCACGCAGAGACACTAGAGGCCTGAAAGAGTTGAATGCACCACCCAAAGTGATGCATTATACCAGTGTCATCATACTCTGAGGGATTCCTGAGTCAAGAGTAGAAATGATTCATCTTCCCAACAAATACTAATTCTTCAAATAGTAAAACCTTTTGATGTTTTATTAGGTGAAGCGCATGGTTCTTTGTCATTTTGGGAGAAAGACATGGTTAATGTAATTTTCCTCATCGTTTTTCACATCACAAAAATTTTAGGCACACTGAGGTTAGTAGGTAAATGAGTCAGCAGGCATCCCCGAGAGCTGAGGGCACTGGCCTTTGGACACACCTGCAACCCCTGTGCAGCAGACCTGTGTGGACTTCTGACATGGCACACAACACATCATCAAAGAGGTGTTTAAGGTTGGCAAAAAGGTATGTCAGAGTTTCAATTTGTTATTGGTGCtgcaaaaaagaatgaaatgtacATATTGTACAGCAAGGAGTatatctttttaaacaaaaaatttaaaaatcaattaaaacctttaaaaattcaTCGACAAAACGCAGTGAATATTATTGACTCTGTTTCTAGGGTAAGAAAACCAACTCCTCAAAGATCCAATTCTTCAACGTTTGTAAAGGCTAATAGAGtgatgtactttttttcttttttttaaaagacagagtctcactctgtcacccaggctggagtgtagtggggcaagcatggctcactgcagccttgacttccccgggctcaagctatcttcaagtgcctcagcctcccgagtagctgggactacaggcacatgccattatgcctggctaattattttttattttttgtagacacagggtctcactatgttgcccaggctggtcttgaactccagggctcaagcagtcctccagtctcagcctcccaacatgctgggattacaggcgtgagccaccacacctggcctctgatGTACTTTTAAGAGACCATAGAAATAATACCTGcaacctcttttaaaaatatctgatttttaaattgaaaacttGAATATGACTAAATGACTGTTATTAACTACTAATCAATTGATTTTTTCACCCTActacatgtttaaaaaaagaaaaccaacttcCTTATATCACTTTGTTTTGGCACCAGACTGACACTGACACTTGCTGTCCCAAGCTACTACCAAGCTACTATTAGACTGACTTTCACGGATTCCAGTTATACTTTCACAGGAACTCTAACTATctacatttttgtaaaattaactGTATGTTACAATAGGTCTTACTGTATTTTAATGTAAAGGCTGTTTCTAAACAGGCAAAATACAGCAATTATCCACTCGCTTGATTAAAATGGTAAGGCATATGGGTAAGTTCATCAGTACTTGCTTCAAGTATCTTTCTTTATTGGGTAGATAAAGGCAAGACCTTTGTGCTATTCAAATGGTCTAAAAATCCGCCTTGCTGTTTAAAAGTGACATTAACACAATGCAACTGACATTACCAATGGTAACATACgttctttttgttttagattttctgGATCTCAAGGACTTCTTGCTCTTTTTCTGTTATATTCTCATTCAAAAGCTAGGTCCTCTGCCTCCCTCGGAAATATCTAAACAGCTATTCTGCTGTGACCAGTAATGACACTATAAACTGGCATAAAGCATTCTACCAAGGCAGGAAACAAAccttaattttcattatttgattTCCTAATCTGATACTTCTATGCACCTATTTAGAACATCATGGGGAACAAGTTGATCatttcacaattgcaaaatctaCAAGGAATGCAAAGTATCTGAATCCCTGTATATAACTAATATCTGAAAATACTTCAAAGACTGGTCATATTTGCCATTGTGTTATAAAATCCAACCATAACAGGCAGAGAATTCCAGTTAAGAAAAACAACTTCtaagttattaaaaaaattattagaagtgCACCAATATGCAATATACAAACATTTGATTGTACTAAAATTGGTGATAATGAATATGGAGTAACAAATGAATTCTGTTATCTTTGGATGTACATACTGAGCAATGAAGATTGCACTGATTTCAAATATTACACTTTTCTAAGACCAGCTGAAATTTTTTCATGGCTGATTAACacctttttattttagtatattaCAAAACTCAAATTAATTATCATAGGTGCATTTCAAACTATAGGATAAGGTTGTGAGCTCAAAATCTAATAAAAGACCACATTCATAATATGCATATCAGTCAAATACTTTAAAGGTGCATGCACAGAATTACAGTGATTTTCAGTTCAATGCATACCTGATTATAGATGGAAAAAGCCTCAGACTTTGATCTTAGCCAGTCCCATTGACTCTTCGTGGAAGAGAGTGGAATCCAATCCTTCCCATTTTGGCCAATCtatgaaaaaaaagtgaaaatggacTATCCTCTAAATGGAATCGGTGTGTAAATGATGGAAAATACAGGATAAAAGAATTGCAGTTTCATGGCACATGCTTACATTCCATACTCTGCTTATGAGTCATGCATTAATTTTCACCAACTACATATGTTTATTAGGTCTAAGCACATTTACATGaccaaataaatgcataaataaaaagtattaccTAGATAAATAGCAATTTGTGATGCTGAATGACTCCCCActtctttcccaaatttattatttctaaaatctgaCTTACCTACTGAAATGGATATTAGGCCTACTGTTTATAAACCAAATGatcaaaattttattgtttattaatatTATGGAAGTGACAATCTTAGGCCCCTTTCGGAGGATGTATCTGGAGCCACCCAAAGAACAACAGGCTCCCGGTGAAAGCACTCACGCCCATACTGTGCACACTAGCACAACTGGGGCCTCTCAGAGCTACACCTTTGCTATCTGCAACACCTGCCAATTTATTTTTCAGGATGCTGCAAGGATGGCTGAAATGTAGCAACAACTCTGCACTCTTTAGATTTCAAAAGCATGCAAGAGAAGTTAAATATAGATTTGCTACAGAAGAAGGGGGTGTTAGGAAGAAAGCATCATTTGGTTTAAGAGGTCATTGTTGAAAACTCTTAAAGTAGCTTATAATGTCTATCAGTAGTATGATCATTAGTAGACTGAgatcacacacagaaaaaaatctgttaattCTTGATTGTACAAGTAAACATGAAAAGAATAATGGTCAAAAGTCAGAATAATCTAGAATCATCTATTGTAGAGAGCACAAGGCATAAGAGATCAGTAAACTCAGAGTATTTTAAAGATGAACATTCAGAAATCATGATTACAAAGGGATAATTAAATCAAACagttaaaatataataacaaacaGATATGTTAATGAcaggttaaataaaaataactttcaaattcTTAACACAAATCTAAAAATGTCCCCTGTGATAAAACTTTCATTCTTGAAGAATTTGATGATATCTAAATCAAGTATTTAATAGAAGGCATTCAAGCATCATCATAAAAATGCCAAGGGTATATCTGAAAGCAGCagttttttatagtttaaaagacaagaaaagcaaaaatttagacctataaaagatattttaaacattaaagcaAAAGCTCCATTCTTTTGTAAAGCACAGGACATGCATAAATGGAAGAACGGAATTCTGCAcatcaaaattacaaaataacaaCATTAACTTTGTAAATACTTACTTGCCCAGGGCACA
This region includes:
- the PLAG1 gene encoding zinc finger protein PLAG1 isoform X1, which translates into the protein MATVIPGDLSEVRDTQKVPSGKRKRGETKPRKNFPCQLCDKAFNSVEKLKVHSYSHTGERPYKCIQQDCTKAFVSKYKLQRHMATHSPEKTHKCNYCEKMFHRKDHLKNHLHTHDPNKETFKCEECGKNYNTKLGFKRHLALHAATSGDLTCKVCLQTFESTGVLLEHLKSHAGKSSGGVKEKKHQCEHCDRRFYTRKDVRRHMVVHTGRKDFLCQYCAQRFGRKDHLTRHMKKSHNQELLKVKTEPVDFLDPFTCNVSVPIKDELLPVMSLPSSELLSKPFTNTLQLNLYNTPFQSMQSSGSAHQMITTLPLGMTCPIDMDTVHPSHHLSFKYPFSSTSYAISIPEKEQPLKGEIESYLMELQSGVPSSSQDSQASSSSKLGLDPQIGSLDDGAGDLSLSKSSISISDPLNTPALDFSQLFNFIPLNGPPYNPLSVGSLGMSYSQEEAHSSVSQLPPQTQDLQDPANTIGLGSLHSLSAAFTSSLSTSTTLPRFHQAFQ
- the PLAG1 gene encoding zinc finger protein PLAG1 isoform X2, whose protein sequence is MATHSPEKTHKCNYCEKMFHRKDHLKNHLHTHDPNKETFKCEECGKNYNTKLGFKRHLALHAATSGDLTCKVCLQTFESTGVLLEHLKSHAGKSSGGVKEKKHQCEHCDRRFYTRKDVRRHMVVHTGRKDFLCQYCAQRFGRKDHLTRHMKKSHNQELLKVKTEPVDFLDPFTCNVSVPIKDELLPVMSLPSSELLSKPFTNTLQLNLYNTPFQSMQSSGSAHQMITTLPLGMTCPIDMDTVHPSHHLSFKYPFSSTSYAISIPEKEQPLKGEIESYLMELQSGVPSSSQDSQASSSSKLGLDPQIGSLDDGAGDLSLSKSSISISDPLNTPALDFSQLFNFIPLNGPPYNPLSVGSLGMSYSQEEAHSSVSQLPPQTQDLQDPANTIGLGSLHSLSAAFTSSLSTSTTLPRFHQAFQ